The Actinomycetota bacterium genome includes the window TACTTCAATCCTTACGCCCAGAAGCGGAACAGGTACACGATCGAAGACGTGCGCAATGCTCCGATGGTTGCCTGGCCGCTCACGCGCCTCGACATCTGCGTGATGTCCGACGGCGCGGCGGTGACGATCCTCGCCTCGGAAGAGGGACTGGCAAGGATCGAGCAGGCGGGGGGCCGGGTGCGACGCCCTCTCGTCAAGGTCGCAGGGATCGGCCGCGGTACCGACGCGATGCGGATGTCGGATCGGCCACATGTCGGCTACGACACGTTCATGCGCGAATACGCGACCGAACAGGAGAAGAGTTCTGACGAAACGCTCTCGTATTACAAGGAACTGTGGGATCACGGGACACGTTATCCGGGAGTGCACTCGTTCAGGGCCGGTCGGAGCGCCGGCAACATGGCGTACAAGCGAGCAGGCATCGTCAACCCGCTCGAAGATCTGGACTTCGTCGAGTTGCACGACGCGTATACGTCCTCGGAGATACAGACCTATGAAGACCTTGGCCTCTGCCGATATGGAGAGGGGGGCCCGTTCGCCGCATCCGGAAAGGCGTTCCTCCCGGGAATCGACTACGGCCTGGACCTGCCCGACGATCCGGTACTACCTGTCAACCCCTCCGGAGGCCTGATCGCCTGCGGGCATCCGGTCGGCGCGACGGGGCTCATGCAGGCGGTCTTCTCCATGTGGCAACTCCAAGGCACGATCAACGAACATTTCGGCGATGCGACCCTCCAGGTGCAGGATGCCAGGAGGGGAGCAATCCATTCGCACGCCGGGACGGGTACCTACGTGACGGTGAGCATTCTCGAAAGGGAGGACTGACATGGCAAAACTGCCCGAACGCCGCCCGGAGACCCTCGGTGGGTACATCGTTCACGGAATCCCCTTCCCCGTCCAGACCGATGCGGACGCCCTGGCGTTCCTCAAGAAGATGGC containing:
- a CDS encoding thiolase domain-containing protein (Catalyzes the synthesis of acetoacetyl coenzyme A from two molecules of acetyl coenzyme A. It can also act as a thiolase, catalyzing the reverse reaction and generating two-carbon units from the four-carbon product of fatty acid oxidation) gives rise to the protein MRSVYAISGGVSKFAKARPDKTFQAVIKEAYDEAISDLGLDFRTFTGVADGSVASYFSDHFSRQLMAGIMAQDYLGLLPKPSHRVEGGGATGGLCFQEAWKSVASGDMDVCVAYGFETMSHVETWKGNEFIALASDVSWDYPVGGFYSGYYAMMVSRHMKEFGTTPEQMAAVSVKNHRNAYFNPYAQKRNRYTIEDVRNAPMVAWPLTRLDICVMSDGAAVTILASEEGLARIEQAGGRVRRPLVKVAGIGRGTDAMRMSDRPHVGYDTFMREYATEQEKSSDETLSYYKELWDHGTRYPGVHSFRAGRSAGNMAYKRAGIVNPLEDLDFVELHDAYTSSEIQTYEDLGLCRYGEGGPFAASGKAFLPGIDYGLDLPDDPVLPVNPSGGLIACGHPVGATGLMQAVFSMWQLQGTINEHFGDATLQVQDARRGAIHSHAGTGTYVTVSILERED